The Streptomyces sp. Mut1 genome window below encodes:
- a CDS encoding LLM class flavin-dependent oxidoreductase, which produces MDEIRGDEIQGDEIRGTARGTAPVPLSVLDLVTVGQGRTASQALRTGVEIARLAERRGFHRYWVAEHHSMPGVASSSPAVILAHTAAHTERIRLGSGGVMLPNHAPLVIAEQFGTLEAMAPGRIDLGLGRAPGTDGATAAALRRTDRLNEGADDFPQQLMELTRFLDDDFPDGHPYARIHAVPGPVQATSEGGVQSPARPPLWLLGSSGFSARLAGMLGLPFAFAHHFSAQNTVPALELYRESFRPSTVLDAPYALIGVAALAADDEREARRQVLTGALSMLRLRTGRPGLVPTPEEAEAYAFSPAEREFVDGWLVNIVHGTADEVRTGLDDLAKRTGADELMITANAHGGEARLRSYGLIADAYGLPGA; this is translated from the coding sequence GTGGACGAGATTCGAGGCGACGAGATCCAGGGCGACGAGATCCGCGGCACGGCCCGGGGCACCGCCCCCGTGCCGCTGTCCGTGCTGGACCTGGTGACCGTCGGCCAGGGCCGCACCGCGAGCCAGGCCCTGCGGACCGGCGTGGAGATCGCGCGGCTCGCCGAGCGCCGGGGCTTCCACCGCTACTGGGTCGCCGAGCACCACTCGATGCCCGGCGTCGCCTCCTCCTCGCCTGCCGTGATCCTCGCGCACACCGCTGCCCACACCGAGCGCATCCGGCTCGGCTCGGGCGGCGTCATGCTGCCCAACCACGCCCCACTCGTCATCGCCGAACAGTTCGGCACCCTGGAGGCGATGGCCCCCGGCCGCATCGACCTGGGGCTCGGCCGTGCCCCCGGCACCGACGGCGCCACGGCAGCCGCCCTGCGCCGCACCGACCGGCTGAACGAGGGTGCGGATGATTTTCCGCAGCAGCTCATGGAGCTGACCCGCTTCCTGGACGACGACTTCCCCGACGGTCACCCCTACGCCCGCATCCACGCGGTCCCCGGACCCGTCCAGGCCACCTCCGAGGGCGGCGTCCAGTCCCCGGCGCGCCCGCCCCTGTGGCTCCTCGGCTCCTCCGGCTTCAGCGCCCGGCTGGCCGGCATGCTCGGGCTGCCCTTCGCCTTCGCCCACCACTTCTCGGCCCAGAACACCGTGCCGGCGCTTGAGCTGTACCGCGAGTCCTTCCGGCCGTCCACGGTCCTGGACGCCCCCTACGCCCTGATCGGCGTCGCCGCGCTGGCCGCCGACGACGAGCGCGAGGCCCGCCGCCAGGTGCTGACCGGCGCCCTGTCCATGCTCCGGCTGCGCACCGGGCGCCCGGGGCTGGTCCCGACGCCCGAGGAGGCGGAGGCGTACGCCTTCTCCCCGGCGGAGCGCGAATTCGTGGACGGCTGGCTCGTCAACATCGTCCACGGCACCGCCGACGAGGTCCGCACCGGCCTGGACGACCTGGCCAAGCGCACCGGGGCCGACGAGTTGATGATCACCGCCAACGCCCACGGCGGCGAGGCCCGGCTGCGCAGCTACGGCCTCATCGCCGACGCGTACGGGCTGCCGGGAGCCTGA
- a CDS encoding M6 family metalloprotease domain-containing protein yields the protein MPRQPGPAGVERPSPRGLTAGLISLVALVATSLVAGPSAAASGDAAPCALPRTTAHHSLGVDRWNGAYPRPDRPLDAVMVFLSFPDARPVTTPAELTADYFPATTEFFERASYGKFTLRPHPQRHWIRMPKPSSWYGIKRDWANDRRSAYLRDAVAAADPEVDFSRYDIVYLVADPDAPGVDSDATKVVNFDRPLHADGTDIRRVVTVFEQHPPDHNVLAHETGHVFDLPDLYHRPSDGKGDWDTYVGDWDVMGSQFGLAPDLFGWHKWKLGWLDDRQVVCVQSDRVVTLEPMAAVPVAGASLGTRLAVIRTGEGSAVAIEARSSTGNDRSTCAEGVLLYRIRNETPSGGGPVDVLDTHPETDACWDRSVYPPLADAPLRVGETYTVPGAHTTIEVADRTPSGAWTVRITTGT from the coding sequence GTGCCGCGTCAGCCCGGACCCGCAGGGGTGGAGAGGCCGAGTCCGCGCGGGCTGACGGCCGGGCTGATCTCCTTGGTGGCGCTCGTCGCCACCTCCCTCGTCGCCGGGCCGTCCGCGGCCGCGTCCGGCGACGCCGCACCCTGTGCGCTGCCCCGGACCACGGCCCACCACTCGCTCGGCGTCGACCGGTGGAACGGCGCCTACCCGCGCCCGGACCGCCCCCTGGACGCCGTGATGGTGTTCCTGTCGTTCCCCGACGCCCGGCCGGTCACCACCCCCGCCGAACTCACCGCCGACTACTTCCCGGCCACCACCGAGTTCTTCGAGCGCGCCTCGTACGGCAAATTCACCCTGCGCCCGCATCCGCAGCGGCACTGGATCCGGATGCCGAAACCGTCGTCCTGGTACGGCATAAAGCGCGACTGGGCCAACGACCGGCGCAGCGCCTACCTGCGTGACGCGGTCGCCGCGGCAGACCCCGAGGTCGACTTCTCGCGGTACGACATCGTCTACCTCGTCGCGGACCCGGATGCCCCCGGCGTCGACTCCGACGCCACCAAGGTCGTCAACTTCGACCGGCCCCTGCACGCCGACGGGACGGACATCAGGCGCGTCGTCACCGTCTTCGAACAGCACCCGCCGGACCACAACGTCCTGGCCCACGAGACCGGACACGTCTTCGACCTGCCCGACCTCTACCACCGGCCGTCCGACGGCAAGGGCGACTGGGACACCTACGTCGGCGACTGGGACGTCATGGGGAGCCAGTTCGGGCTCGCCCCCGACCTGTTCGGCTGGCACAAGTGGAAGCTGGGCTGGCTGGACGACCGCCAGGTGGTCTGCGTCCAGAGCGACCGGGTCGTCACCCTCGAACCGATGGCCGCCGTGCCCGTGGCCGGCGCTTCCCTCGGCACCCGGCTCGCCGTGATCAGGACCGGCGAGGGCAGCGCGGTCGCCATCGAGGCCCGCAGCTCCACCGGCAACGACCGCTCGACCTGCGCCGAAGGCGTCCTGCTCTACCGGATCCGCAACGAGACCCCGTCCGGCGGCGGGCCCGTCGACGTGCTCGACACGCACCCCGAGACGGACGCCTGCTGGGACCGGTCGGTCTACCCGCCGCTCGCGGACGCCCCGCTGCGCGTCGGCGAGACGTACACCGTCCCCGGCGCGCACACCACGATCGAGGTCGCCGACCGCACCCCGTCGGGAGCCTGGACGGTCCGCATCACCACAGGGACGTGA
- a CDS encoding AAA domain-containing protein: protein MTAVFDPGAAAGLATAAILDDTLNGTARGVVVDSPPGAGKSTLVVRAALELAAAGRPLMVVAQTNAQVDDLVVRLAEKDPGLPVGRLHSSDSDPYDKVLDGLDNVRKSAKAADLAGLDVVISTAAKWAHVKNVEPWGHAIVDEAYQMRSDALLAVAGLFERALFVGDPGQLDPFSIVGADQWAGLSYDPSASAVSTLLAHNPELPQHRLPVSWRLPASAAPLVSDAFYPYTPFRSGTDHGDRRLSFGVASDGSAADRVLDEAAESGWGLLELPARHTPRTDPEAVRAVALVVRRLLDRGGAATSERAPEPAPVTADRVAVGTAHRDQAAAVRAALAELGVTGVAVDTANRLQGREFDVTVVLHPLSGRPDATAFHLETGRLCVLASRHRHACVVVCREGVADLLDEHPSTEPVQLGVTVKFPDGWEANHAVLAHLAEHRVRWAC from the coding sequence GTGACGGCCGTATTCGACCCGGGGGCGGCGGCGGGCCTGGCGACCGCCGCGATTCTGGACGACACGTTGAACGGCACGGCGCGCGGCGTCGTGGTGGACTCCCCGCCGGGCGCGGGCAAGTCGACGCTGGTGGTGCGCGCCGCGCTGGAACTGGCCGCCGCGGGCCGCCCGCTGATGGTGGTCGCGCAGACGAACGCGCAGGTGGACGACCTGGTGGTGCGGCTCGCCGAGAAGGACCCCGGACTGCCGGTCGGCCGGCTGCACAGCAGCGACTCCGACCCGTACGACAAGGTGCTCGACGGCCTGGACAACGTGCGCAAGTCGGCGAAGGCGGCGGATCTGGCGGGGCTCGACGTCGTCATCTCGACGGCAGCGAAGTGGGCCCATGTGAAGAACGTGGAGCCGTGGGGCCACGCGATCGTGGACGAGGCGTACCAGATGCGCTCGGACGCGCTGCTGGCCGTGGCGGGTCTCTTCGAGCGGGCGCTGTTCGTCGGTGACCCGGGGCAGCTGGACCCGTTCTCGATCGTCGGCGCGGACCAGTGGGCGGGGCTGAGCTACGACCCGTCGGCCAGCGCGGTGAGCACGCTGCTCGCGCACAATCCGGAGCTGCCGCAGCACCGGCTGCCCGTCTCGTGGCGGCTGCCGGCCTCGGCGGCGCCGCTGGTGTCGGACGCGTTCTACCCGTACACGCCGTTCCGCAGCGGTACGGATCACGGCGACCGGCGGCTGTCGTTCGGGGTGGCCTCGGACGGTTCGGCGGCGGACCGGGTGCTGGACGAGGCGGCGGAGTCGGGCTGGGGGCTGCTGGAGCTGCCGGCCCGGCACACCCCGCGCACCGACCCGGAGGCGGTGCGGGCGGTCGCGCTGGTGGTGCGCCGGCTCCTGGACCGGGGCGGCGCGGCCACCAGCGAGCGCGCCCCGGAGCCGGCCCCGGTGACGGCGGACCGGGTCGCGGTCGGCACGGCCCACCGCGACCAGGCGGCGGCGGTGCGCGCGGCGCTCGCGGAGCTGGGCGTGACGGGGGTCGCGGTCGACACGGCGAACCGGCTCCAGGGCCGGGAGTTCGACGTGACGGTGGTGCTGCACCCGCTGTCGGGCCGCCCGGACGCCACCGCGTTCCATCTGGAGACGGGCCGGCTCTGTGTCCTGGCCTCCCGGCACCGGCACGCCTGCGTCGTGGTCTGCCGCGAGGGCGTGGCCGATCTGCTGGACGAGCATCCGTCGACGGAGCCGGTCCAGCTGGGCGTCACGGTGAAGTTCCCCGACGGCTGGGAGGCGAACCACGCGGTGCTGGCGCACTTGGCGGAACACCGCGTGCGCTGGGCTTGTTGA
- a CDS encoding putative bifunctional diguanylate cyclase/phosphodiesterase yields the protein MSATSEGPRPTAGTAPSAPRPTVTEGHEAWPPRGPATEAHDYRAAFRAAALPMAVVDHEGLIVTANEALGALAGVGAVALTAQSASDLVDLAADARAWHAYREVLHGRRSRFSCTRRLKHPDGRALWAEITVVPMPGGQDAGDDDAPGQVLLSVADVSDRRELQKRLHHLQMHDPVTRLPNRTLFFERLSTVLRTPPYQDDSLPERGRIGLCYLDLDGFKAVNDTLGHRIGDRLLAAVAARLTDCAEQEGTYPAGTPLVARLGGDEFAILVEESTGTEQLTDLARTVLGALQQPFDLAGRRLSVSASIGVVERPVAGTSATGLMQAADTTLYWAKADGKARWTLFDPERNAHRMTRQALSSNLRPAVERGEFTIEYQPLVGMADGIVRGVEALVRWNHPQFGMLSPNRFVAIAEEDGSIVQLGRWVLRSACRQARRWQLDHPAKPPLFISVNVAVRQVWDSDLVTDVAEILAETGLDPALLQLELTESAVMGSAGRPLRALQALSDMGVRIAIDDFGTGYSNLAYLSRLPVSVLKLDGAFVRGFRYEDGTHPSPADETIVEAMVQLAHRLGLTVTAECVETAGQAERLRRIGCDTGQGWLYSRAVAPERIAELIGMPALGA from the coding sequence GTGAGCGCAACCTCCGAGGGGCCGAGGCCCACGGCAGGCACAGCACCCTCTGCACCGAGACCCACGGTCACGGAGGGTCACGAAGCGTGGCCGCCCCGTGGCCCGGCGACCGAGGCGCACGACTACCGGGCCGCGTTCCGGGCCGCCGCCCTGCCGATGGCCGTCGTCGACCACGAGGGCCTGATCGTCACGGCCAACGAGGCACTGGGCGCCCTGGCGGGCGTCGGCGCCGTAGCGCTCACCGCGCAGTCGGCCTCCGATCTGGTCGACCTCGCCGCGGACGCCCGCGCCTGGCACGCGTACCGCGAGGTGCTGCACGGGCGGCGCTCCCGCTTCAGCTGCACCCGCAGGCTCAAGCACCCCGACGGGCGCGCGCTGTGGGCCGAGATCACCGTCGTGCCGATGCCCGGCGGCCAGGACGCGGGGGACGACGACGCGCCGGGTCAGGTGCTGCTCTCCGTCGCGGACGTCAGTGACCGGCGCGAACTCCAGAAGCGGCTGCACCACCTCCAGATGCACGACCCGGTGACCCGGCTGCCCAACCGGACGCTGTTCTTCGAGCGGCTCTCGACGGTGCTCCGTACCCCGCCGTACCAGGACGACAGCCTGCCCGAGCGGGGCCGGATCGGGCTCTGCTATCTGGACCTGGACGGTTTCAAGGCCGTCAACGACACCCTGGGCCACCGGATCGGGGACCGGCTGCTGGCTGCCGTCGCCGCCCGGCTCACGGACTGCGCCGAGCAGGAGGGCACGTACCCGGCCGGTACCCCGCTGGTGGCGCGGCTCGGCGGCGACGAGTTCGCGATCCTGGTGGAGGAGTCCACCGGCACCGAGCAGCTGACCGACCTGGCGCGCACGGTGCTGGGCGCGCTCCAGCAGCCCTTCGACCTGGCCGGCCGGCGGCTCTCGGTCTCGGCGTCGATCGGGGTGGTGGAGCGGCCCGTCGCCGGCACCTCGGCCACCGGCCTGATGCAGGCCGCCGATACGACGCTGTACTGGGCGAAGGCCGACGGCAAGGCCCGCTGGACCCTTTTCGACCCGGAGCGCAACGCCCACCGGATGACCCGCCAGGCACTGTCGTCCAACCTGCGCCCGGCGGTGGAGCGCGGCGAGTTCACCATCGAGTACCAGCCATTGGTGGGCATGGCCGACGGGATCGTGCGCGGGGTGGAGGCGCTGGTGCGCTGGAACCACCCGCAGTTCGGCATGCTCTCGCCGAATCGGTTCGTCGCCATCGCCGAGGAGGACGGCTCGATCGTGCAGCTCGGCCGGTGGGTGCTGCGCTCGGCCTGCCGGCAGGCCCGGCGCTGGCAGCTCGACCACCCGGCGAAGCCGCCGCTGTTCATCAGCGTCAACGTCGCCGTGCGCCAGGTCTGGGACTCCGATCTGGTCACCGATGTCGCGGAGATCCTGGCGGAGACCGGCCTCGACCCGGCGCTGCTGCAACTGGAGCTGACCGAGTCGGCGGTGATGGGCTCGGCGGGCCGGCCGCTGAGAGCCCTGCAGGCCCTCAGCGACATGGGCGTGCGCATCGCCATCGACGACTTCGGCACCGGCTACTCCAACCTCGCCTACCTGAGCCGCCTGCCGGTGTCGGTACTGAAGCTGGACGGCGCGTTCGTACGCGGCTTCCGCTACGAGGACGGCACGCACCCCAGCCCCGCCGACGAGACGATCGTGGAGGCCATGGTCCAGCTGGCGCACCGGCTGGGCCTGACCGTCACCGCGGAGTGCGTGGAGACGGCCGGCCAGGCGGAGCGGCTGCGCCGGATCGGCTGCGACACCGGGCAGGGCTGGCTCTACTCGCGCGCGGTCGCCCCGGAGCGCATCGCCGAGCTGATCGGGATGCCCGCGCTGGGGGCGTAG
- a CDS encoding bifunctional DNA primase/polymerase, with amino-acid sequence MTAWLPDETTLHHGDGPCLHAGHEADLFSVLREQARHQTAQVTAAGAAWLAGATAYPRSTLAQWESRPTAPGVLPCGSAFDVVNVPTLFGRRMLEHLWADGPGSGPVASHRGRMLLFASPGTAQRLPSLLDWEEWGTGGPQGPDGGVATVPPLLCHGTGDAVTVPPLTCGASYSGPRWLVAPDTRSPWLPGPDVLLWACVRVARSAPSPTPRISIFPLPDQGAKVYDVSRRR; translated from the coding sequence ATGACCGCATGGCTGCCCGACGAAACGACCCTGCACCACGGCGACGGACCCTGCCTCCACGCGGGCCACGAGGCCGACCTCTTCTCCGTCCTGCGCGAGCAGGCGCGGCACCAGACGGCTCAGGTCACCGCGGCCGGCGCCGCGTGGCTGGCCGGAGCGACGGCGTATCCGCGCAGCACTCTGGCCCAGTGGGAGTCGCGCCCGACGGCGCCGGGGGTGCTGCCGTGCGGTTCGGCCTTCGACGTGGTGAACGTGCCCACCCTGTTCGGCCGCCGGATGCTGGAGCACCTGTGGGCGGACGGCCCCGGCTCGGGTCCGGTCGCCTCGCACCGGGGCCGGATGCTGCTGTTCGCCTCCCCCGGCACCGCCCAGCGGCTGCCCTCGCTCCTCGACTGGGAGGAGTGGGGCACGGGCGGACCGCAGGGCCCGGACGGCGGGGTGGCGACGGTGCCCCCGCTGCTCTGTCACGGCACCGGGGACGCGGTGACGGTCCCGCCCCTGACCTGCGGCGCGAGCTACTCCGGGCCGCGCTGGCTGGTGGCCCCGGACACCCGCAGCCCGTGGCTGCCGGGGCCCGACGTGCTGCTCTGGGCCTGTGTCCGGGTGGCCCGGTCGGCACCCTCCCCGACTCCCCGTATTTCGATTTTTCCTCTCCCGGATCAGGGTGCTAAGGTCTACGACGTCAGCAGGCGCCGCTAG